In the genome of Chiroxiphia lanceolata isolate bChiLan1 chromosome 5, bChiLan1.pri, whole genome shotgun sequence, the window ggagaggagaaggaaagggacagAGATAATGCAACTTCTTGTGGCACCTACTGCTGAGTTTTCAGTGGTGATAGATGGCCCTAGTTGCTGCACGTGGTGACTGTGTTTACTTGCATTCTGCTCACTAAATCACTTTCCCCTAAGATTTATTCTGACTTGCTGAACAGCTTGAGCAGCTTTtaactgctgccttttttttttaatggaaaagaaaaaacccaagttGATTAACTCCTTCCTACCCCTCCCACCTTTCTCTGAGTGTGGAATTTCCCTCCTCCTGTGACATGTAGCTAAAGGGCAGGATCAGCAGCATTCAGAGCAGTACCAGGAACATTAGCGGCTTGTGGACTGCAAATCACAGGGCTAGAAACTGGAGAAGCTTCCCAGGCTGCTCTTGGAAAGGATGTTTATTGCTCCCATGTATGGAATGCCATGTGCCTGGCTGCTACATTATTGGTATTACTGTTAAGTATTGAGACGGATGTTAGTTGAGAAAAGATCACTGTAGGCAAGGCATTGGCAGGCACATGCTCCCTTTCCAAAACTACTGTGCCCGTGTGAAGGACATATGTTtggccctgctgctctgtgtcctcTCCCCAGGTGCAAagtgggctctgcagggccaTCCAGTTGGTGCAAGCACCAAACAGAATGAGAGGCTTTTGAATAGCTGGCAAAGTGTGTGAGACAGCGGAATCTTGCCAGGAGCTAAGCTTAACACAAAGCTCTCCCTCCAGAGCAAGTTCTCCACAAGTCCCTGCATAGTCCCTGGGGGTTGCCTGCCTGCTATGAGCCCCAGTGCTCCCTCAAGttctgctgtggggagggactgcTGGAGATGAAGTGTGTCTCTCCCTCCGCTGCAGGCTGTGTGTCAGCAGTCTGTCCTGCTCCAAGCATGGCTATGCTGTGAGCGGGTATCACTGGGTTAATGGAGTATGTCAAGGGACCGAGGGCAGGATTTGGTGGCGAACTACTGACTTGTCAGGCCTGGGGAAGTGGTATGTTACAGCTCAGCTTCTCGCGCAGAATGAGCCTCTGGCTTAGGGCTGTGGTTTTTAtgtttgtgcacacacacacattcagaatatgtactttttttatatataattgaAATGACTTGGATGGCTGATGGCAACACTGGGTTCagaaatttgcatttctgaaaacagacagCCTGGTGATAACACAAGGTGCAGGAGATGAGCAGGGTCGTGACAGTACATGAGCAGAGGACGGTGACTGGGAGAGGGTAGCATTGTCTGCGGGCAGGGGGAGATGTCCttctggaagaaagagaagttaaGGGGCTGGAAGGGCATCAATAGTGTCTGGTACCAGTGTTAAGTGGGCTCATTTGTGGCAGTCCGAGCCCTGAAGTTGATGTTGTAACATTTCTTGAAGGGGTCTTGATCCCTTTGCTTTCTCCTAAGAGAGTGAAACAGGCATATCATGGGATGAGGGAGTTAGTTCATGGGGTTTGGTGGGAAAGACTCATtcctattttctgtttcttctaaGTCCTTTTACTGGAGAAAGCATTAGAGCGGTGCAGAGAAACCTTTCTACCTTTCATTGAATGACAAATGATACTGCTTTGCaaaatttttcccttctgatttGGGGtgtcatttcccttttcctgtctcAAGGCCactgaaaaaccccaaagcatcCAACAGGGGAAATCTTGAAATTACAAGATCATCTAGGTTCAAACCAGCCTTCTGAAGGGGTGTGCAGGAGCTTCTGGCTGTAAATCACAGAAACCAGTGGATGCAGAGCTCTGTAAGGTGCCACCTTTTGCTGATGGGACCCAGCTGGAGCCCTTCTTGCACATATATCCTTGGTGTCCCTACAGGTGGGGATTGGTGACATACAGTAGTTCCTTGGTACGCTCTTTAGTACTCTTGATGGTCTTTCTCCCTTGTGAAGTGTCTTCACTTGCCCAGGTAGAAGAAGGTATTGGGTTTGCCTTACTCTGCTTCTGTTCCGCAGGCTGGATGCCAAGGAGGAAGAATGGTAAAGGCAGCATCTTTCCAGGATCCATGGGCTCTTTgagagatgatcagagggaGGCCAGATGATCTGCACAACACGCACACCACTGTTTCTCATCTGCAAAGGCAGCATCGGAGCgttctccccagccctgcaccaccCGGCTTGCCCGATCGTTTCCGGATGTTTCGCAGCTGCGAGTGGGAGGTCCTGGAGCGATCCCTCAATATCCTCCAGGCCAGTGACTTTTACTGGGGCCCCTTGTCTGTGGGGGAGGCCCACGCCAAACTCCAGAGGGAGCCTGTAGGCACCTACTTGGTGCGGGACAGCTCGCAGGGGAACTGCTTGTTCAGCCTGAGTGTGCGGATGCCAACGGGGCCTGTCAGCCTCCGAATCTCTTTCCAGGAGGGCTATTTCCGCCTGAAGAACTGGTTTTCAGACTGTGTggtccagctgctggagctggtggtggcAGGGACCCGGAACAACCCCTTACACTTTGATGAAATGGGGGGAACACCCCTGGTCTTCTCTGAGCCCCTGTGCCGGAGCCGCCGGACAGTGCCCACCCTGCGAGAACTGTGCTACCGAAGCCTCCCCGCTGGTGCCATGacaggggacagagcagggctggggggctcctTGGGGATGTGTCTGAGGGAGGAGGTGGTTTCACCCCTGCACAGAAGGGGAGGGTCAGAGGGGAGTGTTGTCCCCAGCCCTTCTCTGTCCTGGGCTGGGAGATGATGCTGTACATGTGGAAGACAAAGGGAAATGCCTGGTATGTGACTGTGCTGGTGGGATGTGTGCCACGCCAGTGGGGCTGGGCTGACTGCTGGCAGAGGAAAGGCGAGGGCAGAGGGGAGCACGGCTTGAACCCGCTGGCTGTGACTGATGTGTCCTTGTATGTGCACAGTGTGTGACTTTTCCCAGAGATGCCTGGGGTAAAGCCAAACCTGAAGAGCAGAGATTTCCACCATGACCAAGTCCTGCTCTTGGCTCCATTTATAACTTAAAAGCTTAAGAAGATGACTTGCCTGTCCTCCCAGGTCAGccctgtgttttcttctacCCCAAAGTGCTTGAGCTCATTTCTGCTTCAAACCTGCCCTTGTGAAGTGGTGCAGCTGAGTCCAGTCCCACAGCAGTGCAGCTTGGACATTGGTGGGCATGACCCCTGTGCTGACTGGATCCCCACGTAGCTGGGGCAGAGCGAGAGCACGTTTCACTCCTTGCAGCGCAAATGCGATGTCAGTTACTTCAGAGGCCACCATTTGCACCAGAGTGAAACCATTGCAGCCATGTATGATGCAGGCAGCTTCACTGGCTTTTGCATTGCTTTATTTAATCGGATTTTTGTGAGTGCAGATGGGTTACGCTATACCAAGGGCATGGCATTCCTGTGGAGGTAACCCTGATCTGGAGAGTTGTGTCTACCCTGGGAGGGTGTGAAGAGATGGGATCCAGTGCCCTTTCTTATGCTCATGTGATAGTGAGCTGCTGCCATCTATTGAGCATCAGaagatgttttggttttgcctccaaaaaggcaaagattttttatataaaacttctaaaattttaataaacatgtttttatattgatttttaaaagtcagtgaATGCATGGAGATATCTTCATTCTCTTGCAGTGCTGAAAAACCAGTTAGTTTAGCACCAAGGCATGGCAGTCAGGCAGAAACTGAACAAGTGAATTTCTTATAAAGACCAAAAGCAGCGCGTAAATGAGTGGTCATAGATGGGAACACTAAACTTAATTAATCTTATAGTGTAATTAATTGAAGAATTTTCGAAACAGAGaatacttctgaaaatctcAGCCCTGCGTttttagaaagtatttttagtACCTTAAAATTTGTACTGAGTGTTTGAAAGACCTGTGAGTAATTCAAGATCCTAGAACAAGGCACAGCATCAGTGAACTTGAACTGGCGAGGATGCGTACAAATGAGAGGAACAGAGTTGGCTTAAATAGTGTCATGGTTCATTTCAGGGATTCGGGCAGGTATGTCTTCTAAGTAAGTGACTGAAAACAGCTACATGAAAGGAGAAATTCAGATGCTGTAAAATTTGAGCCAAACTGTTTTGCATGCTGCCAAGCATCTGTAGCTGGGCAGGCAGCCTGCTGAGCTCATGCTGACTTTCCCCTTCAGACCTATATGGGAGAAAAAAGCTGAACATGGGGAGAGATTACACTGAATTTGCTCTTTTGTCTTCAGGTATCTTATCTGAGGAACTAAAGTGTGTGGtcagcacagagagagagatacAGGCTGTGATTCATCACAGTAGCCTAACTTAGACACTGAATTATTCTCTGGAGGGCTCTGTCTCTCCACTGGTGGCGAGATGCCTGGCCTCCTGTCTCAGGGCATAGACTTATGAACCAAGGTAGTTAAATAAGTGCTAGGGAAGTGGCAAtcttctctgtgctgcctgctcctctcAGCCTCAGGGAGGCCAGGGGCAGCTTGGtggccctgcagctgctgtgtctCTCAGCCCAGTGCAAAAGCACTGGCTGGTATCGTTCACCACTGCAGGGTTTGCATCCCTGTGGCGGCTGACACGCGGGCATACCGTTGATTGCTGTCAGCATCTCAGGGCACCTGGGCACCTGGCTCTGGGCACCTCTGGGACCATTCCCTGGCTCTTGGTTGAAGCCCCTGCCTCGGCAGGGTCAGCCATAGAGCTGacctccctctctgcctgctgtggAGGAGTGGGACTGGATCTGCTGCCCCAGGCATCATGCCCATCCCCTccatccttttctttcttggggGTTTCTTTGCTGAGGTCCCTTGGCTGCCTTCCATTCAGaaagcagggagggggaaaggagcaggCTAATTTCTTCCATGTTTAGAACCGAGTACAGgaatgctgctgttttctggccATGGTTATACCTCACTGAGGGAAGAGCTTTCCAACTGGATTGCTCTGACCTGGCTGTGAACTGTTCTCATTTGGCCACAAATGAGCATCTTGGGTAGTatggctgggggctgcagaagAGCCCTATTTGCTGCCTGGATTGCACTTTAGGAAAATTGCACCACGGGAGAAGGAAATAGTTTGGATTTTAATAAAGTCTACTttattttgtgccttttttttttttttttaattgcacagCAAGCGCTTGTCTCAGTCTTACAAGAGAGTCAATTGCATGCAGGGCTGCAGCGAATTGATTTGAGATCTGTGGATGAAAAGCAGTGAATTACTGCCAAGCATTGTTATATTGTGGAAGCTTAAGGCACATTATGTGTAAGTATCCTCATTATTCCCAAGGAGAGGTCACTTTGCAGATCAGGATTGGTGCAAGAAAGGAAATCAGTTTGGGAGgaacagaaaagtgaaaagtgCATTGGCTGAGGCAAACGTTAGAGtccttcattttctgcttgGATGTGGGAAGagaaacctttttctttaagctcttgagaaaaaaagatgtgcaAAGCAAAACTCTAAGAATTTACTTCCACAAGGTGACTGCAAACACTATCTTGCTGCTTTCATTAATGAGTGGGAGATGTTCGCTTTAATCGCTCTGCCTCTGAACTGGTCCCTCTGCCACGtaggagcagctcctggtggTCTGtgtccaaatgtttcttttggtGGCTCCTAAAGGGACTTATGAAGAAATTGTAAACTTCCTCATAACCTCCTGAGCGTCATTCAGGGAATAGAAGAaaattgtttgcatttttataagTTATGTTATACATTTCTCCAGCTGACTCATTTCACTTTGCTGAGGAAACTTACACAGCCTTGCAAGATGGTTTTTTTCAACCCTTCTTCTTAACAGCAGAAGTTGAAAAGTTTAGTCATTGTGAGAGGGGCTTCCTCTATCGTGCTGCAAAGGGCCTGGATTTCAGTCCCAACGTGCCACAGGCATCCAGCAGGAAACTGCTCTTTGTCTGGTCCCAACTAGCTGTCTGTTAGCTGTGCTCTGGGGCCCCAGGGGTTAATTTCCCAAAATCCTTCGCTAAAACTTGCTAATAACTTCCATATGTACCCATGTGTGTGCTCAAGAGGGGCcccacagccagcagctctTGTAATAATACTTGATTACCTCTGACATAAGGGTCTGTATGTCATTAGG includes:
- the LOC116787491 gene encoding suppressor of cytokine signaling 1-like, translating into MIRGRPDDLHNTHTTVSHLQRQHRSVLPSPAPPGLPDRFRMFRSCEWEVLERSLNILQASDFYWGPLSVGEAHAKLQREPVGTYLVRDSSQGNCLFSLSVRMPTGPVSLRISFQEGYFRLKNWFSDCVVQLLELVVAGTRNNPLHFDEMGGTPLVFSEPLCRSRRTVPTLRELCYRSLPAGAMTGDRAGLGGSLGMCLREEVVSPLHRRGGSEGSVVPSPSLSWAGR